From uncultured Pseudodesulfovibrio sp.:
TTACATCCCAGCTGAAAGACTTCCTGGGATTGCAGATCAGCACTATGCCGTCTGCTTTTGCTGAGCAGATAATGGCATGTGCGCACGCCTTGCCAACGGCACTGCCTGCAACTCTTGGTATCGGCGCATTGACATTGGCAATCATGCTGATTGTCCGCCGTTACATTCCGCGTATCCCGGCTCCTTTTGCCGGAATAGTTGTCGGTTCGATCGCGGCGTGGTCTTTGGGGCTACAGATCGAGACTATCGGAAGCAAGTTCGGCGGTATTCCTTCGACCATGCCTGATTTTGTCCCTTTGACCGGGATCAGTCTGGCAACGATTCGAAATATCCTTCCCGATGCTTTGACCATTGCAGTGTTGGCGGGCATGGAGTCTCTGTTGAGTGCCACTGTGGCCGATGGCATGAGCGGTGACAGACATAATTCTTCTACGGAACTGGTTGCGCAGGGGCTGGCGAATATTGCTTCTCCGTTGTTCGGAGGCCTGCCCGCCACAGGAGCCATTGCCCGTACTGCCACCAATATCCGAGCTGGAGCATTCACACCTATGGCCGGTATTTTTCATGTCCTGACATTGGTGGTTTTTATTAAATTCATGGCACCGGTAGCGTCTCTTATCCCTCTATCCAGTCTCGCCGCTGTCTTGATGGTCGTGGCTTGGGACATGAGTGAACCCCATCGACTAAAGCGGCTTTTTTTGGCACCGAAATCCGACTCCATGGTCATGCTGAGCACGTTTTTGCTGACGGTATTCGTTGGTCTGACTGTGGCAGTAGAGATTGGTGTTGTGCTGGCCGCCGTTCTGTTCATGAAACGCATGAGTGAACTGGTGGACATTCATAGCCTCGATACGGGCTTGCCGGAGGATGCGATCATCAGCCGTCGAACTGGAAACCCCAGAGTGGTTGTGTACGAGATCGCAGGCCCGCTCTTTTTCGGCATGACGCAACGGTTTATCGACATCATGCGATTCACTCGCAAGAAACCAGAGATTCTCGTGCTCTGCATGCGGCTTGTTCCCATCATTGATGCAACAGGTCTTGAAGGACTTGAGACGGTTATCCGCAAGGGGCAAGCCCGTGGTATCCGCGTCATTCTTTCAGGGGTTAACCCGAGAATCATGAAGATCATGACACGGCTTGGTACGGACAAAGTCGTTGGTAGTGAGAATATCTTTCAGGATTTCTCAACGGCCGTTGCCGCAACATTGCCTTATTTTGAAGAAGAAGCAGAAGCGGACGAAGTTGTGGGTAAGGTCCCGCACTGCGCGTAGACAGAGTGCTGTTATAAAGCAGATGAGGGTCGCCTGAGGGCGGCCCTTTTTTTAGACGTCTACACCCTGTTTTTTGTATTCGTTGAGCTTGTTGCGAAGGGTGCGGACCGAGATGCCGAGAAGTTCGGCGGCGCGAGTGCGGTTGCCGGTGGTCTCTTCAAGACTTTTGAGAATGAGCCGCTTTTCCATTTCGTGAATGGGCATGACAGACAAGGCTTCGTCCGGGGTGGACGGAGGTGCGGCTTCGGATGCAGCCTGCTGGTCGGCGTCAATGGATGACAGATCATCAGGTGTCCATTGTTCGTCGCCCATGAGAAAGTGTTTTGTCTGGATGGGCCCTTGTCCGGCGAGAAGCACGGCGCGCTCCATGAGATTCTGGAGTTCACGAACATTGCCCGGCCAATCATAAGCCATGAGCCATTTCTTGGCGTCTTCTGCAAAAGCAAGTGGATCAAGGCCGTAGGTGGCTGTAAATTTGTTGGTGAAATACTTTGCGAGCAAAATAACGTCGTCGCCTCGTTCCTTGAGAGCTGGCAGGGCGAGCGGGATGACGTTCAAGCGATAGAACAGGTCTTGACGGAATTTGCCTTCCTTGACCGTGGTTTCGATATCGCGGTTGGTGGTCGCGAGTACGCGTACATCAATATTGACTGTTTCCACTCCACCGACACGATCAAATTCCGATTCCTGCAAGACACGTAATAGCTTGGCCTGAAGGCCGAGGTCCATTTCCGTGATTTCGTCGAGCAGAATGGTGCCGCCGTCAGCCAGTTCAAACTTGCCAAGTTTGCGGTTGATGGCCCCGGTGAACGCACCTTTTTCATGGCCGAAAAGTTCGGATTCAAGGAGATGCTCAGGCAGGGCCGCGCAGTTGATTGCCACGAACGGCTTGTCCGTGCGGGTCGAATTGTGATGCAGATACCGTGCGAACATCTCTTTACCCGTGCCGGATTCTCCGGAGATGAGCACGGTGGCCTTGGAGCCTGCTACCTGTCGGGCAAGGGCAAGAACACGCAAAACTGCATTGTGGCGGCCTATGATCTGAAATTTGCTGGGTGCGGAAGGTGCTGCGGCTGCGGGTTTGGGTGTTGCGACTGGTGCAGGTTCAGGGTCCTGTTCTGGCTCAGGTTTCGGGAGAACCAATTCGATTTTTTCCCAGACCAGTGGCTCGATCCAGTAATCGCGTGCGCCGAGTTCAAGGTATTCGGTGGCCTGTTCAGCAGAACCGGATGCGGAGAAAATGACTACGGGCGGGAATCCCTCAACGGATTGCGCCTGTGTCAGAAAGCCTTTTGCATCAAATCCTTGAAGCTCTGGTCGGCAGAACACGAGACACGGACTGGACTTTTTGATGAAGCCGAGTGCGCCGGTGAGATTGTCGGCCAACCCGGCCTGCAACCCCGCCTTCTGCAAAGTGGGGAAGATGCCTGTGACGGACTGCGGTTCCGCGATGAAAAGTACTGTTCTAGCCGACATGATCCCTTCTATTAGCCGTAAGTGGGACAGTTTACAAGAGGTTCACTCTTTTCAAGGGTTGAACGGTGTTTTCGGGAACCTGTCAAGTTGATAATTTATACCTTTTTGACGTTTTTACTCGGCATTCACCGGCACTTCGACGTTTGGTCGAAAACCCGTGTGAGGCTTTTCGCAAAATTCGTAAAGTCGTTTTATGCCGAAAAATATCCCCCAACGAGAGTTCGATCCCAAAGCACAGAATTAAGAAGAGCCGTTCGCCATTGGTGGACGGCTTCAACTAAGGCTTTTCCCCTTTCCTTGCCCTGTTCTGACCCATCTGGTACTTCTCGGTTGCTTAACCGCAAACGAGAAAATAATGATAAGAACATCCATACCTGTCCTTTGCTATCATAATGTCAGTGACATCGACGGCCATACGCCGGAGTTATTTCGCGAACATCTGGACGCCATTGCCGACGCTGGCTGGCACACCATTTCCTCCCGCGACCTGCTGGCCGTGACGCGGGGACAGATGAAAGCCCCGAAGAAGTCCGTGGTCCTGACCTTTGACGATGGTCATTTGTCCAACTGGTTGACCGTGGTTCCTGAATTGGAAAAGCGGAATATGACCGGCACATTTTTCGCTCTGAAAGATTTTACCGTGGACGGTCCTGCACGCACATTTGAAACCGCTCCCGACATGATGACCATGCCGGAGACCTTCAAAGCCGCACACCTCACTGGCGATTTCTCTCAATTTATTAATAAAAATGAATTCAAGGCCATGCTCGATAAGGGGATGGAAGTCTTTTCACACGGTTGTCGTCATCAGGGCGCATTTCTTAACCTCAAGCCGCTTGAACTCATGGGACAGAACGCTCACTGGGGGGCTTGGTCTATCTATCCCGGTTACAATGCGGATTGGCCTACCTTCAAGGTCGTTAGCGCTTATGTATACGGAGGTTTTCAACCCATATTTGATGGTTCTGGAGAACCCCGTTTTGTCCATCGGTCTGTCGCAGATCGTCGAGATTTTTGTCGCAAGGAATTTCGTAAGAGCATTGATTGGATTCGCGATTTGAATGGCTATGACGAACAGCTTTTTTGCTGGCCATGGGGGCAATTCTGTGATGATGCGCAGGAGGAGTTGAAAAAGGTCGGGTTCGTCGGTGCGTTTACTTTGGAGCGGTGGGTCAATGCCAAGGGTACGAATTCGTTTAGGTTGAACCGCATCGGCGTGGGCAGGAAAAAGACTGGCAAATGGATTCAGTCCCGCTTGCGTATGTATGGTTCTGACCCTACAGCACGATTCTTTTTCAAGCTGCACACCAAGCGGCCCGAGGTGCAGAGTGTCTTGTATGCCACGGATTCTGCGAAGCTGTCCGGTGGTAGTCGGCAGATGGTCAACAACATCAAAGCCATGTCAGACATGGGGGTCAAAGCCTATGCCGTGATCACGAGCGATACTCCCATCAACGACGCGCTCAAAGGGCTGGACGTTGAAGTTTTTTACTTCGATGAATTCAAGAAATACAAGAAGGCCGGTCAATTCCTGAAAAAGTTGGTGCGGGATAATGCTATCGACGTGGTGCATACTTTTCACAATCGGGCGTACAAAATGGGCGTGTTGGCACGACTCATGGGTGCCAAGTGTAAGTTGTTCATTAACAGGGGTGTTATTTCCAAACCCAATTCGATATTTTTTCTGTGGACCGCATTGGCTGACGGCGTGATCGCAAATTCTCGGCAGTGCGCTGAAGTCATGCGTAAGTATCATGTGCTGAAAAAACGGCTAAATGTGGTTTACAATGCGTATGTTGGACCAGATTTTGGCGACCCCAAGCCACGCAAGAAGCGGGGAATCCGTTTTATCTACATTGGGAATACTGTCGACATCAAAGGGTATGATGTGTTTCTTGATGCAGCATCCATCCTTTGTGAGAATGGTGGATGTCGAGATATGGAATTCGTGGCTGTAGGGGTTCCCGAGGATCGGCGGGAGTGGTTTGCGGATCACATGACCCCGGCTGTCAGAGAACGTCTCCATCTACCGGGTGTCATTCCTCATGAGCAGGTGCTTGAAGAGTTGGCCTTTTCAGATGTGCAGGTGATGACTTCTCGTAAGGAAAGCTTGCCGAATGCGTTGCTTGAAGGGTTTGATCTCGGTGTGCCGGCCATTTGTACCCGTGTGGGTGGAGTGCCGGAGATTGTCCGTGATGGTGTCAACGGGTTTTTATGCGAGAGCGAAGACGTTGCGTGTCTGGCTGAAAAAATGCGGTTTATGGCTGACAACCCTGCAGCACGGTTTTCTATGGGGTGTGCCGGACGGGCTTTGATTCGTACTATGCTGACCCCGGAAGCCAAGGGGCGGAATCTCATGCGTGTATATATGGGAGAAACCCTGTGCGAGCCATTGGATATGGACAGCCTGCCCAAGGCGCAGAGCGAGGAGCAGATTTATGGCAAGAGCGATCACTGATGGATTGATCGAATTCTGGCAGTCGTTGCCCGAAGAACTTAAGGTTAAATTGCGCCTCGGGTTTACCGGGAAAAAGCATTTGCTGGATATTGCCGGATGGTGTTTGCGTTCTGGTAATCCGGCTGTGATACCCATTGCCGTCGATGCCCTTGAAACTGTTGTTCGCGAAAATTCACTCGACGGACGCATGGCTGCCGAGTTGCTTGCGTTGAATCCGATTAAAGATATTTTGTCATCGGAAGTCGTGGAAAAGCTGACTGTGGTGGCAAATCATTATCAGGCACCCGGCCCCTCTGATCCTTTTATGAAGCTTCGAGCGAGCCGAGATTTTTCGGTACTCAAAGACTTTATCCGTACTCAGGTTGCTAAGGATCCGAATAATTTATATTGGCGAGAACAGGCGCTGACTGTTGGTGTTTTTGATTTCGACACTGATTTTTGTGTCGATGTATTAAGTTTTGACATTGATTCAGGTGTCGAGGTGGTAATTAAAGACGCATTGTCTCGCGTCCAAGCGTTGTCGTCTCTTGAAAAAACAATTGATACAGATCAACTTTTGAATGATTTGGCGAATGCCCCATGGAATATGGGGTTGGCTTTGCGTGGATATGATGTGTTGGCCGGAGTGGCTGAAATGAGGGTGGCTCTGCCGGGTTCTGTCGCCCTGTTGTTGTATTCGTGGAACAAGGCGGATGAGCTGGATGCAACGTTGGCGTCTCTTTTT
This genomic window contains:
- a CDS encoding glycosyltransferase, with translation MIRTSIPVLCYHNVSDIDGHTPELFREHLDAIADAGWHTISSRDLLAVTRGQMKAPKKSVVLTFDDGHLSNWLTVVPELEKRNMTGTFFALKDFTVDGPARTFETAPDMMTMPETFKAAHLTGDFSQFINKNEFKAMLDKGMEVFSHGCRHQGAFLNLKPLELMGQNAHWGAWSIYPGYNADWPTFKVVSAYVYGGFQPIFDGSGEPRFVHRSVADRRDFCRKEFRKSIDWIRDLNGYDEQLFCWPWGQFCDDAQEELKKVGFVGAFTLERWVNAKGTNSFRLNRIGVGRKKTGKWIQSRLRMYGSDPTARFFFKLHTKRPEVQSVLYATDSAKLSGGSRQMVNNIKAMSDMGVKAYAVITSDTPINDALKGLDVEVFYFDEFKKYKKAGQFLKKLVRDNAIDVVHTFHNRAYKMGVLARLMGAKCKLFINRGVISKPNSIFFLWTALADGVIANSRQCAEVMRKYHVLKKRLNVVYNAYVGPDFGDPKPRKKRGIRFIYIGNTVDIKGYDVFLDAASILCENGGCRDMEFVAVGVPEDRREWFADHMTPAVRERLHLPGVIPHEQVLEELAFSDVQVMTSRKESLPNALLEGFDLGVPAICTRVGGVPEIVRDGVNGFLCESEDVACLAEKMRFMADNPAARFSMGCAGRALIRTMLTPEAKGRNLMRVYMGETLCEPLDMDSLPKAQSEEQIYGKSDH
- a CDS encoding sigma-54 dependent transcriptional regulator, with the translated sequence MSARTVLFIAEPQSVTGIFPTLQKAGLQAGLADNLTGALGFIKKSSPCLVFCRPELQGFDAKGFLTQAQSVEGFPPVVIFSASGSAEQATEYLELGARDYWIEPLVWEKIELVLPKPEPEQDPEPAPVATPKPAAAAPSAPSKFQIIGRHNAVLRVLALARQVAGSKATVLISGESGTGKEMFARYLHHNSTRTDKPFVAINCAALPEHLLESELFGHEKGAFTGAINRKLGKFELADGGTILLDEITEMDLGLQAKLLRVLQESEFDRVGGVETVNIDVRVLATTNRDIETTVKEGKFRQDLFYRLNVIPLALPALKERGDDVILLAKYFTNKFTATYGLDPLAFAEDAKKWLMAYDWPGNVRELQNLMERAVLLAGQGPIQTKHFLMGDEQWTPDDLSSIDADQQAASEAAPPSTPDEALSVMPIHEMEKRLILKSLEETTGNRTRAAELLGISVRTLRNKLNEYKKQGVDV
- a CDS encoding SulP family inorganic anion transporter codes for the protein MAFSLRAQFEAFAPKSFTYLKSYSLTALQRDLGAGVTVGIVALPLAMAFAIASGASPQTGLFTAIVAGFVISAFGGTRFQIGGPTGAFVVIISGVIARNGFEGLMLATILAGLLLVVMGLLRLGRLLQYIPYPVTAGFTSGIGLLIFTSQLKDFLGLQISTMPSAFAEQIMACAHALPTALPATLGIGALTLAIMLIVRRYIPRIPAPFAGIVVGSIAAWSLGLQIETIGSKFGGIPSTMPDFVPLTGISLATIRNILPDALTIAVLAGMESLLSATVADGMSGDRHNSSTELVAQGLANIASPLFGGLPATGAIARTATNIRAGAFTPMAGIFHVLTLVVFIKFMAPVASLIPLSSLAAVLMVVAWDMSEPHRLKRLFLAPKSDSMVMLSTFLLTVFVGLTVAVEIGVVLAAVLFMKRMSELVDIHSLDTGLPEDAIISRRTGNPRVVVYEIAGPLFFGMTQRFIDIMRFTRKKPEILVLCMRLVPIIDATGLEGLETVIRKGQARGIRVILSGVNPRIMKIMTRLGTDKVVGSENIFQDFSTAVAATLPYFEEEAEADEVVGKVPHCA